One part of the Sebastes fasciatus isolate fSebFas1 chromosome 8, fSebFas1.pri, whole genome shotgun sequence genome encodes these proteins:
- the cacna1fb gene encoding calcium channel, voltage-dependent, L type, alpha 1F subunit isoform X2, with protein MYEERHRGGGRNGYANAVDGEEGGGEGEEEEEGGEGDGGGGGGGGGGGGGGGGGGGEEERDTEWDEELDGEDEGAVRMTRTDTLHSTTSSTGTQRRRGQHAKKQVQGSNQVQRAPRALYCLKLNNPIRRAALSIVEWKPFDIFILLAIFANCVALGVSKPFPEDDSNSTNHDLEQVEYVFLIIFTIETFLKILAYGLVMHPSSYIRNGWNLLDFVIVIVGLFSVVLETMTHKSGEVATTHHVPGKPGGLDVKALRAFRVLRPLRLVSGVPSLQIVLNSIMKAMVPLLHIALLVLFVIIIYAIIGLELFIGRMHRTCYYKSAETYAEDDPVPCAFAGNGRQCNVNGTECRGRWDGPNGGITNFDNFFFAMLTVFQCITMEGWTDVLYWMNDAIGFELPWVYFVSLVIFGSFFVLNLVLGVLSGEFSKEREKAKARGDFQKLREKQQMEEDLCGYMDWITQAEDMDELDEDGNPRPSLGDLSDKKRGKFGWFSHSTETHASLPASETASENTENIDEEHTNCCQACCSRMMKISCCRTLRRWNRVCRRNCRTAVKSVTFYWLVLLLVFLNTSLSASEHYNQPDWLTQAQDIANKVLLSLFTVEMLLKMYSLGLAHYFVAFFNRFDCFVVCGGIVETILVELGIMPPLGISVLRCVRLLRIFKVTRHWTALSNLVASLLNSMKSIASLLLLLFLFLIIFALLGMQLFGGKFNFDETQTKRSTFDAFPQALLTCFQILTGEDWNMVMYDGIMAYGGPVFPGMIVCVYFVILFICGNYILLNVFLAIAVDNLAGGDGDKKTDKKTEGPKEEVVGEGKAEEEEEEEEEEEEEEEEEEEEVKVDIDEDTEYEEEEELPEGEDDGGAQLKMADLAPPKEKVLPIPEGSAFFCLSKTNPIRRACHTLIHHHIFTNLILVFIILSSCSLAAEDPIRAHSFRNNILGYADYAFTSIFTVEILFKMMVHGAFLHQGSFCRNWFNLLDLLVVSVSLVSFFLHSSAISVVKILRVLRVLRPLRAINRAKGLKHVVQCVFVAIKTIGNIMIVTTLLQFMFACIGVQLFKGKFYRCTDEAKHTPEQCKGTFVVYKDGDVSHPMVRERIWLNSDFNFDNVLMGMMALFTVSTFEGWPALLYKAIDANGENTGPIYNYRVEISIFFIVYIIIIAFFMMNIFVGFVIITFREQGEQEYKNCELDKNQRQCVEYALKAQPLKLYIPKNPVQYKFWSIINSTGFEYVMFVLILLNTVTLAVQHYEQSKTFSHIMDILNMVFTGLFTVEMLLKLLALRLRHYFVDAWNSFDALIVVGSVVDIVVTEFSSGEDSSRVSITFFRLFRVMRLVKLLSKGEGIRTLLWTFIKSLQALPYVALLIALIFFIYAVVGMQTFGKVAMQDLTQINRNNNFQTFPQAVLLLFRCATGEAWQEIMLASLPGKRCDPESDYEPGEEFSCGSNFAIVYFISFFMLCAFLIINLFVAVIMDNFDYLTRDWSILGPHHLDEFKRIWSEYDPEAKGRIKHLDVVALLRRIQPPLGFGKLCPHRVACKRLVAMNMPLNADGMVTFNATLFALVRTALKIKTEGNPDQVNEELRVIIKKIWKRMKPKLLDEVIPPHEEEEVTVGKFYATFLIQDYFRKFRKRKEQGDLDGEADATNPSAIQLCKAGLKTLQDLGPEMRLALNEDLDDEDEALMEDDELDEDVAYQGDGFAPEKDRRGSILTTPTGPGGVVGDGGVSNGGLVHRVGSLTKMPNGNEHEEHLRRGDNTRSSITHHHHRRPSVKNGVLEHAHKRPSYHKHPRRDSRDRYWRNGDMEAYGEQGYYSREEDNDSISSRDRHYPDEPPLYRDHYDGHYTNSSYGNGYSEARRTTRRRLLPATPTGRKPSFNIQCLRRQGSSDDLPIPGTYHPTSPPRRTSTQKFSSYESRHSSGNSSVASSASWANPCPRRGRLLYAPLILVEEEGSPPWGGGGGGGGGGVGGGGGEGKKGGAGRGVNLTGAAPRPAWYGGPAGTSAPPPYRAYTTLRVPSQLGAQLTEKRGSADSLVEAVLISEGLGLYARDPKFVAFAKREIADACHMTVDEMESAASDLLGTGSHAFLGNTVAADPAALYSDEEPIRTGRDEDELADEMTCVTSF; from the exons gAACAAGTGGAGTACGTCTTCCTCATCATCTTCACCATAGAGACCTTCCTGAAGATCTTGGCCTACGGTCTGGTGATGCACCCCAGCTCCTACATCCGCAACGGCTGGAACCTGCTCGACttcgtcatcgtcatcgtcgG GTTGTTCAGCGTCGTCTTGGAGACGATGACTCACAAATCTGGCGAGGTGGCGACCACTCATCACGTGCCGGGGAAACCTGGAGGTCTGGACGTCAAAGCTCTGAGAGCCTTCAGAGTCCTGAGGCCCCTCAGACTGGTTTCTGGAGTCCCCA gtCTGCAGATCGTGTTGAACTCCATCATGAAGGCGATGGTTCCTCTGCTCCACATCGCTCTGCTGGTTCTCTTCGTCATCATCATCTACGCCATCATCGGTCTGGAGCTCTTCATCGGACGCATGCACCGGACCTGCTACTACAAATCAGCAG AAACTTACGCGGAGGACGACCCGGTGCCGTGTGCGTTCGCTGGTAACGGCCGTCAGTGCAACGTTAACGGTACCGAGTGTCGGGGGCGATGGGACGGCCCCAACGGAGGAATCACCAACTTTGACAACTTCTTCTTCGCCATGTTGACGGTGTTCCAGTGCATCACGATGGAGGGGTGGACCGACGTCCTCTACTGG ATGAATGACGCCATCGGCTTTGAGCTGCCGTGGGTTTACTTCGTCAGTCTGGTGATCTTTGGCTCCTTCTTCGTTCTCAACCTGGTTCTGGGAGTCCTCAGCGG AGAGTTCAGTAAGGAGAGGGAGAAGGCGAAGGCTCGGGGAGACTTCCAGAAGCTGAGGGAGAAGCAGCAGATGGAGGAGGACCTGTGTGGCTACATGGACTGGATCACTCAGGCTGAGGACATGGACGAGCTGGACGAGGACGGAAACCCAC GTCCGTCTCTGGGAGATCTATCCGATAAGAAGAGAGGCAAGTTTGGATGGTTCAGTCACTCCACTGAAACACACG CGAGTCTTCCTGCCAGTGAAACGGCGTCTGAAAACACCGAAAACATCGACGAGGAACACACCAACTGCTGCCAGGCCTgctg CTCTCGGATGATGAAGATCAGCTGCTG tcGGACGCTGCGGCGCTGGAACCGAGTCTGTCGCAGGAACTGTCGCACCGCTGTCAAATCGGTGACCTTCTATTGGCTGGTTCTGCTGCTCGTCTTCCTCAACACCTCCCTCAGCGCCTCCGAGCACTACAACCAACCTGATTGGCTGACACAAGCCCAAG acATCGCCAACAAGGTGCTGCTGTCTCTGTTCACCGTGGAGATGCTGCTGAAGATGTACAGTCTGGGTCTGGCTCACTACTTCGTGGCGTTCTTTAACCGCTTCGACTGCTTCGTGGTGTGCGGCGGCATCGTGGAGACCATCCTGGTGGAGCTGGGCATCATGCCACCGCTGGGCATCTCCGTGCTGCGCTGCGTCCGCCTGCTGAGGATCTTCAAGGTGACACG CCATTGGACGGCTCTGTCCAATCTGGTGGCGTCCCTGCTGAACTCCATGAAGTCCATCGCCTCCCTGCtgctcctgctcttcctcttcctcatcatctTCGCTCTGCTCGGCATGCAGCTCTTCGGAGGGAAGTTCAACTTCGACGAGACGCAGACCAAACGCAGCACCTTCGACGCCTTCCCCCAGGCGCTGCTCACCTGCTTCCAG ATCCTGACCGGCGAGGACTGGAACATGGTGATGTATGATGGCATCATGGCGTACGGCGGCCCCGTGTTTCCAGGGATGATCGTGTGCGTTTACTTCGTCATCCTCTTCATCTGTGGTAACT ACATCCTGCTGAACGTCTTCTTGGCCATCGCTGTGGACAACCTggcaggaggagacggagacAAGAAGACAGA TAAGAAGACAGAAGGACCGAAGGAGGAGGTTGTAGGAGAAGGAAAggcagaagaggaagaagaagaagaagaagaagaagaagaagaagaagaagaagaagaagaagaagtgaag GTGGACATCGATGAAGACACCGAgtacgaggaggaagaggagctccCTGAAGGAGAAGACG ATGGAGGAGCCCAGTTAAAGATGGCCGACCTGGCTCCTCCTAAGGAGAAGGTTCTTCCTATCCCAGAAGGCAGTGCGTTCTTCTGCCTCAGCAAGACAAACCC tatCCGTAGGGCTTGTCACACTCTGATCCACCACCACATCTTCACCAACCTCATCCTCGTCTTCATCATCCTCAGCAGCTGCTCATTGGCTGCCGAGGATCCAATCAGAGCCCACTCATTCAGGAACAAC aTTCTGGGTTATGCGGACTACGCATTCACCTCCATTTTCACTGTGGAGATTCTGTTTAAG ATGATGGTCCACGGAGCGTTCCTCCATCAGGGCTCTTTCTGCAGAAACTGGTTCAACTTGTTGGATCTGCTGGTCGTCAGCGTCTCACTGGTCTCCTTCTTCCTTCA ctcCAGTGCCATCTCGGTGGTGAAGATCCTCCGAGTCCTCCGGGTGCTCCGACCTCTGAGGGCCATCAACAGAGCCAAAGGACTGAAG catgtggtccagtgtgtgtttgtggccatCAAGACGATCGGAAACATCATGATTGTCACGACGCTGCTGCAGTTCATGTTCGCCTGCATTGGAGTCCAACTTTTCAAG GGTAAATTCTATCGCTGCACAGACGAAGCCAAACACACTCCTGAACAGTGCAA aggGACCTTCGTGGTGTATAAAGACGGCGATGTGAGCCACCCGATGGTCAGAGAGAGGATCTGGCTGAACAGTGACTTTAACTTTGATAACGTGCTGATGGGGATGATGGCGCTCTTCACCGTCTCCACCTTCGAGGGCTGGCCCGC GCTGCTGTATAAAGCCATCGACGCTAACGGGGAGAACACTGGTCCCATCTACAACTACCGGGTGGAGATCTCCATCTTCTTCATCgtctacatcatcatcatcgcctTCTTCATGATGAACATCTTTGTGGGTTTCGTCATCATCACCttcagagagcagggagagcaGGAGTACAAGAACTGTGAGCTGGACAAGAACCAG CGTCAGTGTGTGGAGTACGCTCTGAAGGCTCAGCCACTGAAACTTTACATCCCAAAGAATCCGGTTCAGTATAAGTTCTGGTCCATCATCAACTCGACAGGATTCGAGTACGTCATGTTCGTCCTCATCCTGCTCAACACCGTCACTCTGGCTGTCCAg CACTATGAACAGTCTAAGACCTTCAGCCACATCATGGACATCCTCAACATGGTGTTTACTGGACTCTTCACTGTGGAGATGCTGCTGAAGCTGCTCGCTCTCAGACTCAGG CATTACTTTGTGGACGCCTGGAACTCGTTTGACGCTCTGATTGTGGTCGGCAGCGTCGTCGACATTGTGGTCACTGAGTTCAGT agtggGGAGGACAGCTCTCGGGTGTCGATCACCTTCTTCCGTCTGTTTCGAGTGATGCGATTGGTCAAGCTGCTGAGTAAAGGGGAGGGGATTCGTACGCTGCTGTGGACCTTCATCAAATCACTGCAG GCTTTGCCGTACGTCGCTCTGCTCATCGCCTTGATCTTCTTCATCTACGCCGTCGTCGGGATGCAG acgTTTGGGAAGGTAGCGATGCAGGATCTCACTCAGATCAACAGAAACAACAACTTCCAGACGTTTCCTCAAGctgttctcctcctcttcag GTGTGCTACAGGTGAGGCGTGGCAGGAGATCATGTTGGCCAGTCTTCCAGGTAAACGCTGTGACCCTGAGTCTGACTACGAACCAGGAGAAGAGTTCAGCTGCGGCAGCAACTTCGCCATCGTTTACTTCATCAGCTTCTTCATGCTGTGTGCCTTCCTg ATCATTAACCTGTTTGTCGCCGTCATCATGGACAACTTTGACTATCTGACACGTGATTGGTCGATTCTGGGACCGCATCATCTGGACGAGTTCAAGAGGATCTGGTCTGAATATGATCCAGAGGCCAA GGGTCGTATTAAACACCTGGACGTTGTGGCTCTGCTCAGGAGGATTCAGCCTCCTCTTGGTTTTGGGAAACTCTGTCCTCACAGAGTGGCCTGTAAG cgTCTCGTAGCGATGAACATGCCTCTGAATGCTGACGGGATGGTGACCTTTAACGCCACGCTCTTCGCTCTGGTTCGAACCGCCCTCAAGATCAAGACTGAAG GTAACCCTGACCAGGTGAACGAAGAGCTGAGGGTCATCATCAAGAAGATCTGGAAGAGGATGAAACCAAAACTACTGGATGAAGTTATACCACCACATGAAG AGGAGGAAGTGACCGTCGGGAAGTTTTACGCGACCTTCCTGATTCAGGATTACTTCAGGAAGTTCAGGAAGAGGAAAGAGCAGGGAGATCTGGATGGAGAGGCCGACGCCACCAACCCGTCTGCTATACAg ctgtgtaAAGCCGGTCTGAAGACTCTGCAGGATCTGGGTCCAGAGATGCGCCTGGCTCTGAACGAGGACCTGGATGACGAGGATGAGGCCTTGATGGAGGACGATGAGTTGGACGAGGACGTCGCATATCAG GGAGACGGGTTCGCACCAGAGAAAGATCGACGAGGCTCCATACTAACCACGCCCACTG GTCCTGGCGGTGTTGTTGGGGACGGCGGCGTGTCTAACGGAGGTCTGGTCCACCGGGTCGGTTCTCTCACCAAGATGCCCAACGGCAACGAACACGAAGAACATCTTCGCCGTGGAGACAACACAAGGTCATCCATCACTCATCACCATCACCGCCGCCCGTCAGTGAAGAATGGCGTGCTGGAACACGCCCACAAGAGGCCGTCATATCACAAACATCCACG GAGGGACTCCAGGGACAGGTACTGGAGGAACGGAGACATGGAGGCGTACGGAGAGCAGGGTTACTacagcagagaagaagacaaCGACAGCATCAGCTCCAGAGACAg ACATTACCCCGACGAGCCTCCTCTGTACAGAGACCACTACGATGGCCACTACACCAACAGTAGCTATGGTAACGGATACAGCGAGGCCAGGAGGACAACCCGGAGACGCCTACTTCCTGCCACGCCCACAG GTCGGAAGCCGTCATTTAACATCCAGTGTCTGAGGAGGCAGGGCAGCAGTGACGACCTGCCGATCCCCGGCACGTACCACCCCACCTCACCGCCACGCCGCACAAgcacacag aAGTTCAGCAGTTATGAGTCACGTCACTCGTCCGGTAATTCTTCGGTGGCCTCCTCGGCGTCCTGGGCAAACCCCTGTCCTCGCCGTGGTCGCCTCCTCTACGCTCCTCTCATcctggtggaggaggaaggcAGCCCACCGTGGGGGGGAGGAggcggagggggaggaggaggagtaggaggaggaggaggagagggaaagaagggaggagcaggaagag GTGTCAATTTGACAGGTGCAGCACCCAGACCGGCCTGGTACGGTGGCCCTGCAGGGACATCAG ctcctcctccgTACAGAGCGTACACCACCCTCAGAGTTCCCTCGCAGCTCGGTGCTCAGCTGACCGAGAAACGAGGATCAGCCGACAGTCTAGTGGAGGCG GTTCTGATCTCGGAGGGTCTCGGCCTTTACGCTCGTGATCCGAAGTTTGTGGCATTCGCGAAGCGGGAGATTGCCGACGCGTGTCACATGACGGTGGATGAGATGGAGTCGGCCGCCAGCGACCTACTCGGCACAGGGAGCCATGCTTTCCTCGGCAACACTGTTGCTGCTGACCCCGCCGCACTCTACAGCGACGAGGAGCCGATCAGGACGGGCCGCGACGAGGACGAGCTGGCCGACGAGATGACCTGTGTGACATCATTCTGA